From the Billgrantia sulfidoxydans genome, one window contains:
- a CDS encoding LysR family transcriptional regulator, with the protein MDTQSLQAFLAVADSGSFSRAGEHLHLTQPAVSKRIATLEDQIGARLFDRIGRRVTLTEAGRVLLPRARQILVMVDDSRRALTNLEGQVAGSLTLATSHHIGLHRLPPLLKAYTQAHPGVRLDLRFLDSELAYQGVLDGELETAVVTLAPHPDPQLEVVPVWEDRMCFVCGLDHPLATRGRLTLHELCAFDAVLPGPMTFTRTLIESRFAAAGLELPVALSTNYLETLKMMTAIGLGWSLLPERMVVGELHELDVEHPTITRSLGYLVHRSRTLSNAARAMLSLLEEARDATSRRS; encoded by the coding sequence ATGGACACCCAAAGCCTGCAAGCCTTCCTCGCCGTGGCCGACAGCGGCAGCTTCTCCCGCGCCGGCGAGCACCTGCACCTGACCCAGCCGGCGGTCTCCAAGCGCATCGCCACCTTGGAAGACCAGATCGGCGCGCGGCTGTTCGACCGCATCGGCCGCCGCGTCACCCTCACCGAGGCGGGCCGGGTGCTGCTGCCCCGCGCCCGGCAAATTCTCGTCATGGTGGACGACAGCCGCCGCGCGCTGACCAATCTCGAAGGCCAGGTGGCCGGCAGCCTGACGCTCGCCACCAGCCATCATATCGGCCTGCATCGCCTGCCGCCCCTGTTGAAAGCTTACACCCAGGCACACCCCGGGGTGCGTCTGGACCTGCGCTTTCTCGACTCGGAGCTGGCCTATCAGGGGGTACTGGACGGCGAGCTGGAAACGGCCGTGGTCACCCTGGCTCCGCACCCCGACCCGCAGCTCGAGGTGGTCCCGGTATGGGAGGACCGGATGTGCTTCGTCTGTGGCCTCGATCATCCACTGGCGACACGCGGCCGGCTCACGCTGCACGAGCTGTGCGCCTTCGATGCCGTGCTGCCCGGTCCCATGACCTTCACCCGCACGTTGATCGAATCGCGCTTTGCCGCTGCCGGCCTCGAGCTGCCGGTAGCCCTCTCCACCAACTATCTCGAAACCCTCAAGATGATGACCGCCATCGGCCTGGGCTGGAGCCTACTGCCGGAGCGAATGGTGGTAGGCGAGCTCCACGAACTCGACGTGGAGCATCCGACCATCACCCGCTCTCTGGGTTATCTGGTGCACCGCAGCCGTACGCTTTCGAATGCCGCGCGGGCGATGCTCTCCTTGCTGGAGGAGGCGCGTGACGCAACGAGTCGCAGGAGTTAG
- the truA gene encoding tRNA pseudouridine(38-40) synthase TruA: MTLFRPLDDRHPLSGRLALGVEYDGSAYCGWQRLKHAPSVQAELERALAKVASRPVTVHASGRTDSGVHATRQIVHFDAPAPRSQKAWVFGVNANLARDVAVRWVCEVPEDFHARFKALARRYRYVILNQPSRPVLERANVTWCRDPLDADAMHRAAQALVGEHDFSSFRAAGCQSKTPWRHLHFIEVHRHGPLVVIDVQGNAFLHHMIRNIVGALVTVGRGERGDDYLAGLLALKDRTLSDVTAPACGLHFVDSLYDETWGLPREPLGPNLLAFLGEWTGERELPACPMVEFRRGRPVAESTSGVPEVEEGKS, encoded by the coding sequence ATGACCCTGTTTCGACCTCTTGACGATCGCCACCCCCTGAGCGGCCGCCTGGCCCTGGGGGTGGAATACGACGGCAGCGCCTACTGTGGCTGGCAACGCCTCAAGCATGCCCCCTCGGTCCAGGCCGAGCTGGAGCGGGCGCTCGCCAAGGTGGCAAGCCGGCCGGTGACCGTCCATGCCAGTGGGCGCACCGATTCCGGCGTGCACGCCACGCGCCAGATCGTCCACTTCGACGCGCCCGCGCCCCGTTCGCAGAAGGCCTGGGTCTTCGGCGTCAACGCCAACCTGGCGCGCGATGTCGCGGTGCGCTGGGTGTGCGAGGTGCCCGAGGATTTCCACGCCCGCTTCAAGGCGCTGGCGCGTCGCTACCGTTACGTCATCCTCAACCAGCCGAGCCGACCGGTCCTGGAGCGCGCCAACGTCACCTGGTGTCGCGATCCGCTCGATGCCGATGCCATGCATCGTGCGGCCCAGGCGCTGGTCGGCGAGCACGACTTCTCCAGCTTCCGCGCGGCGGGCTGCCAATCGAAGACGCCCTGGCGCCACCTGCACTTCATCGAGGTGCATCGGCACGGGCCGCTGGTGGTGATCGACGTGCAGGGCAATGCCTTCCTGCATCACATGATCCGCAACATCGTCGGCGCCCTGGTCACCGTGGGGCGCGGCGAGCGGGGCGACGACTACCTGGCCGGGCTGCTGGCGCTGAAGGACCGTACGCTCTCCGACGTCACCGCGCCGGCCTGCGGTCTACACTTCGTCGACTCCCTCTACGATGAGACCTGGGGCCTGCCGCGCGAGCCGCTGGGTCCGAACCTGCTGGCCTTCCTGGGCGAGTGGACCGGCGAGCGCGAACTGCCGGCGTGCCCCATGGTCGAATTTCGCCGAGGCCGACCCGTCGCCGAGTCGACGAGCGGTGTACCCGAGGTGGAGGAGGGGAAGTCATGA
- a CDS encoding phosphoribosylanthranilate isomerase, translated as MTPSRTRIKFCGLTRERDVADAVAAGADALGFVLWPGSKRCVDEARLAALAAQVPAFVTRVGLFVDASPEFVQRASRHLDLLQFHGDETPSFCAQFGRPWIKALRMRDDLDLHAAAAAYDGAQALLLDAYRPGVPGGTGETFDWSRIPASLAKPVILAGGLTPDNVAGAIERVRPFAVDVSGGVEAEPGVKDPGQLSAFAAAVAEADRKRPA; from the coding sequence ATGACGCCATCCCGCACTCGCATCAAATTCTGTGGCCTGACCCGCGAACGGGACGTGGCCGATGCCGTGGCCGCCGGTGCCGATGCGTTGGGGTTCGTGCTGTGGCCGGGCAGCAAGCGCTGCGTCGACGAGGCGCGTCTTGCCGCATTGGCAGCCCAGGTGCCGGCCTTCGTCACGCGGGTGGGATTGTTCGTCGATGCCTCGCCGGAGTTCGTCCAGAGGGCCAGCCGTCACCTCGACCTGCTGCAGTTCCATGGTGATGAGACGCCGTCCTTTTGCGCGCAGTTCGGCCGTCCATGGATCAAGGCGCTGCGCATGCGTGACGATCTCGATCTGCACGCCGCCGCCGCGGCCTATGATGGCGCCCAGGCGCTGCTGCTGGATGCCTATCGCCCGGGGGTGCCGGGCGGTACCGGCGAGACCTTCGACTGGTCGCGAATCCCCGCAAGCCTGGCAAAACCTGTTATTCTCGCGGGTGGGCTGACCCCGGACAACGTGGCCGGCGCCATTGAGCGCGTGCGCCCCTTCGCGGTGGACGTTTCCGGCGGAGTGGAAGCCGAACCCGGTGTCAAGGATCCCGGCCAGCTGTCGGCGTTCGCCGCGGCGGTGGCCGAGGCGGATCGCAAGCGCCCGGCATGA
- the asd gene encoding aspartate-semialdehyde dehydrogenase, producing the protein MLKVGFVGWRGMVGSVLMQRMQEDGDFDGIEPIFFTTSQVGQPGPDIGVDVPPLKDATDIEALKALDVVITCQGGDYTKQVYGDLRGSGWKGYWIDAASTLRMEDEATIVLDPVNRHVIDAQLARGARTFVGGNCTVSLMLMGLGGLFEADLIEWMTSMTYQAASGSGAKHMRELLNQMGALRDVVQSELDNPSSAILDIDRKVAAAMKGQDFPIENFTAPLAGSLLPWIDTKLDNGQSREEWKGSVESNKILGLQSNPVPIDGLCVRIGAMRSHSQAFTIKLKKDVPIDEIEERIAKHNEWVKVIPNDKEATIAGLTPAAVTGTLNVPVGRLRKMNMGGEYLSAFTVGDQLLWGAAEPLKRMLKILREQ; encoded by the coding sequence ATGTTGAAAGTCGGTTTCGTCGGATGGCGTGGCATGGTGGGCTCCGTGCTCATGCAGCGCATGCAGGAGGATGGGGACTTCGACGGCATCGAGCCGATCTTCTTCACCACCTCCCAGGTCGGTCAGCCCGGCCCCGACATCGGCGTGGACGTGCCTCCGCTGAAGGATGCCACCGACATCGAGGCGCTCAAGGCGCTCGACGTGGTCATCACCTGCCAGGGCGGCGACTACACCAAGCAGGTCTACGGCGATCTGCGCGGCAGTGGCTGGAAGGGCTACTGGATCGATGCCGCGAGCACCCTGCGCATGGAGGACGAGGCGACCATCGTGCTCGATCCGGTCAACCGTCACGTCATCGACGCCCAGTTGGCCCGAGGCGCCAGGACCTTCGTCGGCGGCAACTGCACCGTCAGCCTGATGCTGATGGGCCTGGGAGGGCTGTTCGAGGCCGACCTGATCGAATGGATGACCTCCATGACCTATCAGGCCGCCTCCGGTTCCGGCGCCAAGCACATGCGCGAGCTGCTCAACCAGATGGGCGCGCTGCGCGACGTGGTCCAGAGCGAGCTCGACAACCCCTCCAGTGCGATCCTCGACATCGACCGCAAGGTGGCGGCGGCCATGAAGGGGCAGGACTTTCCGATCGAGAACTTCACCGCGCCGCTGGCCGGTAGCCTGCTGCCGTGGATCGACACCAAGCTCGACAACGGCCAGAGCCGCGAGGAGTGGAAGGGTAGCGTCGAGAGCAACAAGATCCTCGGCCTGCAGTCCAACCCGGTCCCGATCGATGGCCTGTGCGTACGCATCGGCGCCATGCGCTCGCACAGCCAGGCTTTCACCATCAAGTTGAAGAAAGATGTGCCGATAGATGAAATCGAGGAGCGCATCGCCAAGCACAACGAGTGGGTCAAGGTGATTCCGAACGACAAGGAAGCCACCATTGCCGGGCTGACGCCGGCTGCCGTCACCGGTACCCTGAACGTTCCGGTGGGCCGCCTGCGCAAGATGAACATGGGCGGCGAATATCTCTCGGCCTTCACCGTCGGCGACCAGCTGCTGTGGGGTGCCGCCGAACCGCTCAAGCGCATGTTGAAGATCTTGCGCGAGCAGTAA
- a CDS encoding zinc ribbon-containing protein, translating to MSERPDSHREHRLREGYERMLARLREGADDLTWENLQRELDEAVEFEAELEEFTKDELALLRAWVERDLIDMRRYLRAGGRGVAAWLGIDLDLLSRKVVDSLFSIADRSIVENAQLNEDLEAARADYCEGEVAAPGRMACVHCDAVVELEGVTRIEPCHRCGHRYFYRISQ from the coding sequence ATGAGCGAACGTCCCGACTCCCATCGCGAACATCGGCTGCGTGAGGGCTACGAGCGCATGCTGGCCCGGCTGCGTGAGGGCGCGGATGATCTGACCTGGGAGAACCTGCAGCGGGAACTGGACGAGGCGGTCGAATTCGAGGCGGAACTCGAGGAATTCACCAAGGATGAGCTCGCCCTGCTGCGTGCCTGGGTCGAGCGCGACCTGATCGACATGCGGCGCTACCTGCGGGCGGGAGGCCGTGGCGTCGCCGCCTGGCTGGGCATCGATCTCGACCTGCTGTCGCGCAAGGTGGTGGATTCGCTGTTCTCCATCGCCGACCGCAGCATCGTCGAGAACGCCCAGCTCAACGAAGACCTGGAGGCGGCACGGGCCGACTACTGCGAGGGTGAGGTGGCGGCACCAGGACGCATGGCCTGCGTGCACTGCGATGCGGTCGTCGAGCTGGAGGGCGTGACTCGCATCGAACCCTGCCATCGGTGCGGCCATCGCTACTTCTACCGTATCTCCCAGTGA
- a CDS encoding FimV/HubP family polar landmark protein — protein sequence MKRKLTYAMLLALSAAGPQALALGVGEAQVRSPLNAPLRAVIPLTDTDGLDPERLRVSVAGAREFESAGLSRTPLAASVRADVEVRQGQWVVSLSSERAVREPWMDLLLRFDWPSGRQLREVTLLLDPPDYDRMPVLVSGSSRQPVPAARSAAEAQVADAEPDASGLSAAPAGERNSAEERAWVGSGDTLWSVASRLRPDAGVSMDQMMVALVEANPDAFPSGNINAMRAGYTLTVPSREAIAARSAQEASQMVQAMNQTWASRGNGAPARVPLGARVAAGGELEAAAMSVAQAIAEPSGTPGESTASEQGMAAEAALPAPRLTLLSDEELAAESAMGAAVERDRAAANAGEEGGRAEGWLDADVLATLGAGELALAQDDPRFALLERRWQESRAALEAVQTERDALQHELGNLRDEVEAMREQLAALLASNQAAVQVGSGGAVVQAEEDEPGESPWWGAAYPVDVDRNLLLGGAGLAALLGLWLWVRRRQRRDAAPASGGSAMPNMVHGMPPSDHVAVPPGTAAGPAPLATAGMSLDEPETHREELPRATMPQAEAISEADIFMAYGRYDQAREMLEAGLAREPERHDLRLKLLNVHVEQGDRQAAEREAQRLAETGDSALVAEAGRLLAKLQPAAPDPDSLANRAEPPRTAAAAGGESLAPAVGRQEAPLPAEREPLDAPRSELAGREDASSAQGEPLRAEEPGVTPSSPDDEAPPGGGKGPTPADERGESLEWRTIDYQPPALDPDPPSREETPMQPSVEFPRMDAARGAGPEAEPSSRPSAPAAGEAGEAEWEVEEVAFPPLDRDNGVVLGEAGGRDDLQRARHLLESGDAERARPLLQRLLKDASDPQVRSEAQDLFTHYRL from the coding sequence ATGAAACGCAAGTTGACATACGCCATGCTGCTGGCACTGTCGGCCGCTGGCCCACAGGCGCTGGCGCTGGGCGTGGGGGAGGCTCAGGTGCGTTCCCCGCTCAATGCACCGCTGCGTGCCGTCATTCCGCTCACCGATACGGACGGGCTCGATCCCGAGCGGCTGCGTGTCAGCGTGGCCGGGGCCCGGGAGTTCGAATCTGCGGGCCTCTCGCGCACGCCGCTGGCGGCCAGCGTGCGGGCCGACGTGGAAGTGCGTCAGGGCCAGTGGGTCGTGAGTCTCTCGAGCGAAAGGGCGGTGCGGGAGCCCTGGATGGACTTGCTGCTGCGCTTCGATTGGCCGTCAGGGCGCCAACTGCGCGAGGTGACGCTGCTGCTCGACCCTCCCGATTACGATCGCATGCCGGTACTGGTGAGCGGCTCGAGTCGTCAGCCTGTCCCCGCGGCACGATCCGCCGCCGAAGCGCAGGTGGCCGATGCCGAGCCCGACGCCTCAGGCTTATCCGCTGCACCGGCAGGAGAGCGGAACAGCGCGGAAGAACGCGCCTGGGTCGGCAGTGGCGATACCCTCTGGTCGGTGGCCAGCAGGCTGCGTCCCGATGCCGGGGTCAGCATGGACCAGATGATGGTGGCGCTGGTCGAGGCCAATCCCGATGCGTTCCCGTCAGGCAACATCAACGCCATGCGGGCCGGCTACACGCTGACCGTGCCGTCCCGGGAGGCCATTGCGGCGCGCTCCGCACAAGAGGCTTCCCAGATGGTGCAGGCCATGAACCAGACCTGGGCAAGTCGCGGCAACGGTGCGCCGGCTCGCGTCCCCCTGGGGGCTCGGGTAGCGGCGGGCGGCGAGCTCGAGGCTGCCGCGATGTCCGTTGCGCAGGCGATCGCCGAGCCTTCCGGCACGCCGGGCGAATCGACAGCGAGCGAGCAGGGCATGGCTGCCGAGGCGGCCCTTCCCGCGCCGCGCCTGACCCTGCTCAGCGACGAGGAGCTGGCCGCCGAGTCCGCCATGGGCGCTGCCGTGGAGCGCGACCGGGCGGCAGCGAACGCCGGTGAGGAGGGCGGGCGCGCCGAAGGCTGGCTCGATGCCGACGTGTTGGCAACGCTGGGGGCTGGCGAGCTGGCCTTGGCACAGGACGACCCGCGCTTCGCGCTGCTCGAGCGGCGCTGGCAGGAGAGCCGCGCGGCGCTGGAAGCGGTACAGACCGAGCGCGACGCCCTGCAGCACGAGCTTGGTAATTTGCGCGACGAGGTCGAGGCCATGCGCGAGCAGTTGGCGGCGCTGCTGGCCAGTAACCAGGCTGCAGTGCAGGTTGGCAGCGGCGGGGCGGTAGTACAGGCCGAGGAGGACGAGCCGGGCGAGTCGCCCTGGTGGGGGGCGGCATATCCGGTCGATGTCGACCGCAACCTGCTGTTGGGCGGCGCCGGGCTGGCGGCTCTGCTGGGGCTCTGGCTGTGGGTGCGCCGCCGCCAGCGCCGCGACGCCGCCCCCGCGTCGGGAGGTAGCGCAATGCCCAACATGGTCCACGGCATGCCTCCCTCCGACCACGTCGCGGTGCCGCCAGGGACCGCCGCCGGTCCGGCCCCGCTCGCCACGGCGGGCATGAGCCTGGATGAGCCGGAGACTCATCGGGAAGAGCTGCCTCGCGCCACCATGCCCCAGGCCGAAGCGATCAGCGAAGCGGATATCTTCATGGCCTATGGGCGCTACGATCAGGCCAGGGAGATGCTTGAGGCGGGCCTGGCCCGTGAACCCGAGCGCCATGACCTGCGCCTGAAACTGCTCAACGTTCACGTGGAGCAGGGTGACCGGCAGGCGGCCGAGCGCGAGGCTCAGCGGTTGGCCGAGACCGGCGACTCCGCCCTGGTGGCCGAAGCGGGGCGGTTGCTGGCCAAGCTTCAGCCCGCTGCGCCCGATCCCGATTCCCTTGCGAACAGGGCCGAGCCGCCGCGCACCGCCGCCGCCGCGGGGGGTGAGTCGCTGGCGCCCGCAGTGGGGCGGCAGGAAGCGCCGTTGCCGGCCGAGCGGGAGCCGCTCGACGCCCCCCGCAGCGAGCTGGCCGGGCGCGAGGATGCATCGTCGGCACAGGGAGAGCCACTGCGGGCCGAGGAGCCGGGCGTAACGCCAAGCTCGCCCGATGACGAGGCACCGCCAGGCGGTGGCAAGGGGCCCACCCCGGCGGATGAGCGCGGTGAATCGTTGGAGTGGCGCACGATCGACTACCAGCCTCCCGCGCTGGACCCGGACCCGCCGTCGCGCGAAGAGACGCCGATGCAGCCCAGCGTCGAATTCCCGCGGATGGACGCGGCTCGCGGCGCCGGGCCGGAGGCGGAACCATCGTCGCGCCCGAGTGCCCCGGCGGCCGGGGAGGCCGGCGAAGCCGAATGGGAGGTGGAGGAGGTGGCCTTCCCGCCGCTGGACCGCGATAATGGTGTCGTCCTGGGCGAGGCCGGCGGACGTGACGATCTGCAGCGGGCCCGTCACCTGCTCGAGAGCGGTGACGCGGAGCGGGCCCGTCCGCTGCTTCAGCGGCTGTTGAAGGACGCCAGCGATCCGCAGGTGCGCAGCGAGGCCCAGGATCTGTTCACTCACTACCGACTCTGA
- the leuB gene encoding 3-isopropylmalate dehydrogenase: MTRKILVLPGDGIGPEITAQASRILASCQAQGLDVEVEEALVGGSAYDEHGEPLPAVTLDKAKAADAILLGAVGGPKWDKLEDLAKRPEKGLLGLRKNLGLFANLRPAITYPQLASASSLKPELVAGLDIMIVRELTGGIYFGQPRGIEVRDGQRVGFNTYVYSESEIERIGRVAFELAQKRGKRLCSVDKANVLEVTILWREVMERLAPEYPDVELSHMYVDNAAMQLVRAPKQFDVMVTGNMFGDILSDAAAMLTGSIGMLPSASLNESGQGMYEPCHGSAPDIAGKGIANPLATILSVAMMLRYSLSEPELAARIENAVGKVLDDGLRTADIASEGTRTVSTSEMGDAVLAAFEAA, encoded by the coding sequence ATGACACGCAAGATTCTGGTACTGCCGGGTGACGGCATCGGACCCGAGATCACCGCCCAGGCGAGCCGCATCCTGGCTAGCTGCCAAGCCCAAGGCCTCGACGTCGAGGTGGAGGAGGCGCTGGTCGGCGGTAGCGCCTACGACGAGCACGGCGAGCCGCTGCCCGCCGTGACCCTGGACAAGGCCAAGGCCGCCGACGCCATCCTGCTCGGCGCCGTGGGCGGTCCCAAGTGGGACAAGCTCGAGGACCTGGCCAAGCGCCCCGAGAAGGGCCTGCTCGGCCTGCGCAAGAACCTCGGCCTGTTCGCCAACCTGCGCCCGGCCATCACCTACCCGCAGCTGGCCAGCGCCTCCAGCCTCAAGCCCGAGCTGGTGGCGGGGCTGGACATCATGATCGTGCGCGAGCTGACCGGCGGCATCTACTTCGGCCAGCCCCGCGGCATCGAGGTGCGCGACGGCCAACGGGTCGGCTTCAACACCTATGTCTATTCCGAGAGCGAGATCGAGCGCATCGGCCGGGTCGCCTTCGAGTTGGCGCAGAAGCGCGGAAAGCGCCTGTGCAGCGTCGACAAGGCCAACGTGCTCGAGGTCACCATCCTGTGGCGCGAGGTGATGGAACGGCTGGCGCCGGAGTACCCCGACGTCGAGCTCTCGCACATGTACGTCGACAACGCCGCCATGCAACTGGTGCGCGCGCCCAAGCAGTTCGACGTGATGGTCACCGGCAACATGTTCGGCGACATCCTCTCCGATGCCGCCGCCATGCTCACCGGCTCCATCGGCATGCTGCCCTCGGCCTCGCTCAACGAGAGCGGGCAGGGCATGTACGAGCCCTGCCACGGCAGCGCGCCGGACATCGCCGGCAAGGGCATTGCCAACCCGCTGGCGACCATCCTCTCGGTGGCGATGATGCTGCGCTATTCGCTCTCCGAGCCCGAGCTGGCGGCTCGCATCGAAAATGCCGTCGGGAAAGTGCTGGACGACGGCCTGCGGACCGCGGATATTGCCTCCGAGGGCACGCGCACCGTATCGACGAGCGAAATGGGCGACGCGGTGCTGGCAGCCTTCGAGGCCGCCTGA
- the leuC gene encoding 3-isopropylmalate dehydratase large subunit, with protein MAGQTLYDKLWSQHLVKERDDGTALIYIDRQLLHEVTSPQAFEGLRLAGRKPWRLDANLATPDHNVPTTLKERAEGNAGIKDPVSLIQVQTLDDNCVEFGIEEFKINDPRQGIVHVVGPEQGATLPGMTVVCGDSHTATHGAFAALAHGIGTSEVEHVLATQCLLAQKMKNMQVRVEGKLGTGVTAKDVVLAIIGRIGTAGGTGYAIEFAGSAIRELSMEGRMTVCNMAIEAGARVGLIAVDDTTIEYLAERPFAPRGEQWQAAVADWRNLVSDADARFDKVVTLDAAEIEPQVSWGTSPEMVTGISGEVPDPAEQNDETVKRGYTRALEYMGLAPKQKITEIKLDKVFIGSCTNSRIEDLREAAKVARGKKVADSIKLAMVVPGSGLVKRQAEAEGLDKIFIEAGFEWREPGCSMCLAMNADKLGAGEHCASTSNRNFEGRQGYGGRTHLVSPAMAAAAAIAGHFVDVRRLDAQPVAEEA; from the coding sequence ATGGCAGGCCAGACGCTTTACGACAAGCTGTGGTCGCAGCACCTGGTGAAGGAGCGCGACGACGGCACCGCACTGATCTACATCGACCGCCAGCTGCTGCACGAAGTGACCTCGCCGCAGGCCTTCGAGGGGCTGCGTCTGGCCGGGCGCAAGCCGTGGCGTCTCGACGCCAACCTGGCCACGCCGGACCATAACGTGCCGACCACGCTGAAGGAGCGTGCCGAGGGCAACGCCGGCATCAAGGATCCGGTGTCGCTGATCCAGGTGCAGACGCTTGACGACAACTGCGTCGAGTTCGGCATCGAAGAGTTCAAGATCAATGACCCGCGCCAGGGCATCGTGCATGTGGTGGGGCCGGAGCAGGGCGCCACTCTGCCGGGCATGACCGTTGTCTGCGGCGACTCCCACACCGCCACCCACGGCGCCTTCGCCGCGCTGGCCCACGGCATCGGTACCTCCGAGGTGGAGCACGTGCTTGCCACCCAGTGCCTGCTGGCGCAGAAGATGAAGAACATGCAGGTGCGCGTCGAGGGCAAGCTCGGCACCGGCGTCACCGCCAAGGACGTGGTGCTGGCCATCATCGGCAGGATCGGCACCGCCGGCGGCACCGGCTACGCCATCGAGTTCGCCGGCAGTGCCATTCGCGAGCTCTCCATGGAGGGGCGCATGACGGTGTGCAACATGGCCATCGAGGCCGGCGCCCGGGTCGGCCTGATCGCGGTGGACGACACCACGATCGAGTACCTCGCCGAGCGCCCCTTCGCCCCCAGGGGCGAGCAGTGGCAGGCCGCCGTGGCGGACTGGCGCAACCTGGTCTCCGATGCGGACGCCCGGTTCGACAAGGTGGTCACGTTGGATGCCGCCGAGATCGAGCCCCAGGTGAGCTGGGGCACCAGCCCCGAAATGGTCACCGGTATCTCCGGCGAAGTGCCCGACCCGGCCGAGCAGAACGATGAGACCGTCAAGCGCGGCTACACCCGTGCACTGGAGTACATGGGGCTCGCGCCCAAGCAGAAGATCACCGAGATCAAGCTCGACAAGGTGTTCATCGGCTCGTGCACCAACTCGCGCATCGAGGACCTGCGCGAGGCGGCCAAGGTGGCGCGCGGCAAGAAGGTGGCCGACTCGATCAAGCTCGCCATGGTGGTGCCGGGCTCCGGCCTGGTGAAGCGCCAGGCCGAAGCCGAGGGGCTCGACAAGATCTTCATCGAGGCGGGCTTCGAGTGGCGCGAGCCGGGCTGCTCCATGTGCCTGGCAATGAATGCCGACAAGCTCGGCGCCGGCGAGCACTGCGCCTCCACCTCGAACCGCAACTTCGAGGGTCGCCAGGGCTACGGCGGCCGCACCCACCTGGTCAGCCCGGCCATGGCCGCCGCCGCCGCCATCGCCGGCCACTTCGTCGATGTGCGTCGTCTCGACGCCCAGCCCGTTGCAGAGGAGGCCTGA
- the leuD gene encoding 3-isopropylmalate dehydratase small subunit, producing MRKFERTEGLVAPLDRANVDTDLIIPKQFLKSIKRTGFGVNLFDELRYLDEGQPGQDVSQRPLNPDFVLNQPRYQGASVLLARRNFGCGSSREHAPWALEDFGFRVVIAPSFADIFYNNAFKNGLLLITLPEDVIDRLFREVEASEGYRLDVDLENQRVITPAGEILEFEVDAFRKHCLLEGLDDIGITLQDEDAIRAFEQRHRAERPWLFRDSAQA from the coding sequence ATGAGGAAATTCGAACGCACCGAAGGGCTCGTCGCACCGCTCGACCGGGCCAACGTCGATACCGACCTGATCATTCCCAAGCAGTTCCTGAAGTCGATCAAGCGCACCGGCTTCGGCGTCAACCTGTTCGACGAGCTGCGCTACCTCGACGAGGGGCAGCCCGGTCAGGACGTTTCCCAGCGTCCGCTCAACCCGGATTTCGTGCTCAACCAGCCGCGCTATCAGGGCGCGAGCGTGCTGCTCGCACGACGCAACTTCGGCTGCGGCAGCTCCCGCGAGCATGCCCCCTGGGCGCTGGAGGACTTCGGCTTTCGCGTGGTGATCGCGCCGAGCTTCGCCGATATCTTCTATAACAACGCCTTCAAGAACGGCCTGCTGCTGATCACTTTGCCGGAGGACGTTATCGACCGACTGTTCCGCGAGGTGGAGGCCAGCGAAGGCTATCGCCTCGACGTTGACCTCGAGAACCAGCGGGTGATCACCCCTGCGGGTGAGATTCTCGAGTTCGAGGTCGACGCCTTCCGCAAGCACTGCCTGCTCGAGGGGCTCGACGATATCGGCATCACCCTGCAGGACGAGGATGCCATTCGTGCCTTCGAACAGCGCCACCGTGCCGAGCGGCCGTGGCTGTTCCGCGATAGCGCTCAGGCCTGA